A window from Megalops cyprinoides isolate fMegCyp1 chromosome 8, fMegCyp1.pri, whole genome shotgun sequence encodes these proteins:
- the hexa gene encoding beta-hexosaminidase subunit alpha — protein MIETSLHKRRGLNIAILAGLSFVFLHEVPVAQGVWPMPQKISQSSQRFPLSPEEFAFQYAKDSAAQPGCSVLDAAFKRYFTLIFPGYSAPSTSTFRVDPFTLVVKVQAGGCEEYPDADSVESYSLGVSGGQGVLTAETVWGALRGLESFSQLVYQDEYDAYYVNKTEIVDFPRFLFRGILLDTSRHFLPVEVILKSLDAMAYSKFNVFHWHIVDDPSFPYQSLSFPDLSEKGAFHAATHVYTQADVQRVISHARMWGIRVLPEFDTPGHTQSWGKGQPDLLTPCYKGAVPSGTFGPVNPTLNSTYQFITRLFKEINAVFPDSYIHLGGDEVSFFCWKSNPQVQAFMAKMGFGSDYTKLESFYMENIMNITAALNKTSVVWQDVFDYHERIPRDTVLHVWKGTTAQYRQELSRMTEAGYRVLLATPWYLNHISYGQDWKDAYTVEPLNFTGTEEQKKLVIGGEVCMWGEYVDATNLTPRLWPRASAAAERLWSDEEQTSSVSEAYPRLAEFRCRLLRRGIQAEPLYVGYCKHELKAL, from the exons ATGATTGAAACGTCCCTGCATAAAAGAAGAGGTTTAAATATTGCCATTCTGGCAGGGCTTTCGTTCGTCTTCTTGCATGAAGTTCCCGTAGCGCAGGGAGTGTGGCCAATGCCACAGAAGATTAGCCAGTCCTCTCAGCGGTTCCCGCTGAGTCCAGAGGAATTCGCGTTTCAGTATGCAAAGGATTCGGCTGCGCAGCCGGGATGTTCTGTCCTGGATGCAGCGTTCAAGAGATATTTCACACTCATCTTTCCGGGTTACAGCG CACCTTCAACATCCACCTTCAGGGTGGATCCCTTCACACTGGTGGTGAAAGTGCAAGCAGGGGGGTGTGAGGAATATCCTGACGCAGATTCCGTGGAGAGCT ACAGCCTGGGAGTATCTGGAGGCCAGGGAGTGCTGACAGCAGAAACAGTCTGGGGAGCCTTGAGAG GGTTGGAGTCATTCAGTCAGCTGGTTTACCAAGACGAATATGATGCT tattacGTCAATAAGACGGAGATTGTGGACTTTCCCCGGTTCCTGTTCAGAGGAATTCTCCTAGACACCTCAAGACACTTTTTACCTGTAGAAGTCATCCTGAAGTCCCTG GATGCCATGGCATACAGCAAGTTTAATGTGTTTCATTGGCACATTGTGGATGATCCTTCCTTCCCCTACCAGAGCCTCAGTTTTCCAGACCTCAGTGAAAAG GGTGCATTCCACGCAGCCACCCACGTGTATACCCAGGCGGACGTTCAGAGGGTGATCTCACACGCCAGGATGTGGGGAATCAGGGTTCTGCCTGAGTTTGACACACCGGGCCACACCCAGTCCTGGGGTAAAG GGCAGCCTGACCTGTTGACCCCCTGCTACAAAGGTGCAGTTCCCTCTGGGACATTTGGTCCAGTCAACCCCACCCTGAACTCCACCTACCAGTTCATCACCCGCCTGTTCAAAGAGATCAATGCTGTCTTTCCTGACTCCTACATACACCTGGGTGGGGATGAAGTCAGCTTCTTCTGTTG GAAGTCCAATCCTCAAGTTCAGGCGTTCATGGCAAAGATGGGATTTGGGAGTGACTACACTAAACTGGAGTCATTCTACATGGAGAA CATAATGAACATCACTGCGGCACTGAACAAGACATCTGTTGTCTGGCAGGATGTGTTTGACTACCACGAGAGA ATCCCTCGGGACACGGTGCTGCATGTTTGGAAGGGCACCACGGCACAGTACCGCCAGGAGTTGAGCAGGATGACTGAGGCAGGGTACAGGGTGCTGCTGGCCACCCCCTGGTACCTCAACCACATCAGCTATGGCCAGGACTGGAAGGATGCCTACACTGTGGAGCCTCTCAACTTCACAG GGACGGAAGAGCAGAAGAAGCTGGTGATTGGTGGAGAGGTCTGCATGTGGGGGGAGTATGTGGATGCAACCAATCTCACGCCACGATTATG GCCGAGGGCGAGTGCGGCTGCCGAACGGCTCTGGAGTGATGAGGAGCAGACGTCCAGCGTGTCCGAGGCCTATCCCCGGCTAGCAGAGTTTCGCTGCAGGCTGCTGAG GCGTGGGATTCAAGCAGAGCCTCTGTATGTTGGCTACTGTAAGCACGAGTTGAAGGCTCTGTGA